tggaacataatcaaaatgctcacgaatccgaccatacccttcttttaagcaagatacacttgtctcaagagtgttcaatctattataaatactaacaagggatggatcaatattattagtggagctagatgatgtaaccaatttttttatggcattaaaagcttgatccccatcacagtgaaggaaatctcctcccactacatcatctaaggcatatctataacgaagaataagcccaaaataaaaattactaagaagcaaacttagcatcattttaggttcagttttactataagaataaaAAACTCTAGACcaggcttctttaaaactctcctcacccccttgtttaaaaCTAAAGATTGATTCctcgggtgatagagtaacaactacgggactagtcatgataacaaaaataaagtaaatgcaaataactatttttttgtgtttttaatatggagaacgcaaacaagatagtaaataaagtaaagctagtaactaattttttttgtattttgatataatgcagcaaacaaagtagtaaatagaataaagcaagacaaaaaaagtaaagagattggaagtggagactccccttgcagcgtgtcttgatctccccggcaacggcgctagaaatttagttgctggcgtgtagttgacgtgggagttagagatctttgtggtgtaacttttcttcagatccccggcaacggcgccagaaatttagccttgatacgcgtacagcacgcgtccgttgggaaccccaagaggaaggtgtgatgcgtacaacggcaagtttccctcagtaagaaaccaaggtttatcgaaccagtaggagccaagaagcacgttgaaggttgatggcggtggagtgtagtgcggcgcaacaccagggattccggcgccaacgtggaacctgcacaacacaaccaaattactttgccccaacgtgacagtgaggttgtcaatctcaccggcttgctgtaacaaaggattagatgtatagtgtggatgatgatgtttgcagagaatagtagaacaagtattgcagtagattgtattctatgtaaagaatggaccggggtccacagttcgctagtggtgtctctccaataagaaatagcatgttgggtgaacaaattacagttgggcaattgacaaataaaaatggcatgacaatgcacatacatattatgatgagtagtgtgagatttaattgggcattacgacaaagtacatagaccgctatccagcatgcatctatgcctaaaaagtccaccttcgggttagcgtatgcaccccttccagtattaagttgcaaacaactgacaattgcattaagtatggtgcgtaatgtaatcaacacaaatatccttagacatagcattgatgtgttatccctagtggcaacagcacatccataaccttagaactttctgtcactgtcccagatttaatggaggcatgaacccactatcgagcataaatactccctcttggagttacaagtaacgatttggccagagcctctactaataacggagagcatgcaagatcataaacaacacatagatgatagattgataattaacataacatagtattccatattcatcggatcccaacaaacgcaacatgtagcattacaaatagatgatcttgatcatgttaggcagctcacaagatcgaacaatgatagcacatgaggagaagacaaccatctagctactgctatggacccatagtccaggggtgaactactcacacatcactccggaggcgaccatggcggtgaagagtcctccaggagatgatccccctctccggcagggtgccgaaggcgatctcctgaatcccccgagatgagattggcagcggcggcgtctctggaaggttttccgtatcgtgtctctcggtactggggttattctcgacgaaggcttatgtaggcggaagggtaggtcaggggacgtcacgaggggcccacataaTAGGGCTGCGTggctagggcctgggccacgccgccctagcgtgtgaccgcctcgtcgccccacttcatttccctttaggacttctggaagcttcgtggaaaaataagaccctgggcgttgatttcgtccaattccgagaatatttccttactaggatttctgaaaccaaaaacagcagaaaacagcaactggctcttcggcatctcgttaataggttagtgccggaaaatgcataaatatgacataaagtgtgtataaaacatgtgagtatcatcataaaacaagcatggaacataagaaattatcgatacgttggagacgtatcagtgggctctatgacattgggttcattgacccaaacaCCGTTCATGAAGTTACGATTCGAGAGTACACCAAGGACACGGAGGATAACTAGCTAATGTTTTTACGGAAGCGAGCAAACAAAGAGGAAATATTCTtttcttacaacttcgagtgggtGTTATAACTGTCTTACATACATTCGATTTCGCTTACTCCATGCTAAATAATCCAGTGAGTTATGCGTGTGCAGCTTCtactcattcaacttaacaaaggagtagtacttgtcatggactcgaagcgtaaagaccatggggaatgggcgaacatggctgccatgcttcagaggtaatttcaatcaatatCATATCGACATCTTCTGTTCTCATTTGATGACATCAAATAAttaataactcatttactcattttttccttgccggacagggcttggaaacggttcatcaagacTGCTAGGCGTGAATGGAAACCagagcttacatttaaagatcATCCTATAAGTAGTACTATTGCTATGCCTGTAAATCTCTTTGCTTTTTTATTTCATTACCTCTTatcatgcttgattattagtttgatcgaactattttttcgtaaagtgtttgaagcaggaacccgggaataacttatgtggatactatttTTTTAGATCAACATGGGTCACACCCCAGCTCCATTTCATAGAAAAGAAGCCAAGTTCTTATAGGAAAGCAAAACATCAAACCAAAGCTAAGGGAAAGAAAAAACGAAACGGTTTTGTTGGGGAGAATGACTGCCATCCCAGCCAGCTCCAAAATACCAGCAAAACCTGAGAGAGATTCAGTTTTAAACTGGAAACGACGACTAAGTGAAAGTAAcgactatgtggatactatgtctgcgaGTTCATTCGCGAGATGGCTTGTTACCAGGAGCTGGAAAAGAATATACATGCCCTTCATGTacgtgaacaatatttcacaatcTTATTTTGTTACCATCAATTTTATTGAGATCCATTCATatgtattgatctccttttttttaTTTAAATGGGACGCCTATGGGACTCTCTCCTAACGAAGGAtcgcatacgagcaattcaagagaaaCTTGCGGGATTCTTTCTTAGCGAGGTCATAGCTTGAACTGGAGAATACCATCGAAAGTTCATAATGCTATGACTTACGgatatgaatatatatatatgataCCTTTTGGTCCCGGCTTTATATATTGTAAACATGCATTACTTGTACTGTATTtcatgacgatgtctatatacatGACCATGTTTGAGGTTTTTTGAATGAGGTATGTATTGCAGAATTAAATAAATAATATAAAATCCTGAAACTCTGCCGCAGAAGAGAAACGCTGCACCACACTGaacctctgccgcggcagagaaacatccATTTTCTCTACCGCGGCAGAGACCATCTAATCCCGGTTCGTATGACGAGccgggaccaaaggtcctccaCCACGAGCCCCCTAGCCGCACCACGTAGCGGGACTTTTGATCCCGCTGTAAATTTGAACCGAAACTAAAGGGTTGAGCCTTTAGTCCCGACCTTTCAGTGCCGGTTGCAAAGCCGAAACTGAAGGCCCTAACGAACCAGCATTATAggccctttttcctttttctactagtgattgaATTTTCTTTGACATGGCCACAAAGACTGAGCAACTACCACCTGCTTATCCATATGTTTGTCGTCCTCTATTAAAACAAACTAAAGTACTTGTAGGAGTATATAATTTTGTTAAGATAAGATTCTGATAGTGTATTAATTAGACACGATCTTCCTACTGCATCACTTTCCTCGGTCTTGGTAGTCAAATAACTGTGACTGAATTAACACCGAATCATTGCGACCAAATAAGAGAAAGGAAGGAAAAAACAGACCCACAGATCATGAGGCTCCTGGCTACCAAGCGAAGCAGCATCAACTAGCTGAATTCAAAGTAGCACGTGAGCATCCGTCGCCATCTCTCCAATCTACGGTCTCTGGTTCTGCTCCGGTCTCCCTTGCTAGGAGGAAAAATTAAGCTGACTACATGTAATTAGTGGGCAAGAGACTGTATTTTCTCCAAGCTTTTATGTCTGCTTTGAAGCCTTTTTTTTTTGTCACCGCGACTAGGTAGAGTGCGCTGAGGTCTCTGAGACTGACGTTGGGATCATCAAGTTTTACACGCCCCGCCAAAAGAAAGAGCAGGTTTTTTACTTGTCTATAACTTGGATCACACACTTTTTATTACGGAAAAAAATAGACTCAGTTTTTATCTCCATTAAGGGGATCCAACAGTTTTCAGCTTTTGTATCCTAGTCTTAGCATCGATGCCCTCCTATCCTGTCTTACCATGTCATGTCTACACGACTACAGCACCAACACCTTCCTCTCTTTTAACCCCTTCACCACTTCTTACCTCCAATCTCCTACTCACAACTCACACTCTTCTCCGAGAATTCGTGTCTTGCGCAGCACATGCTGCAACACAGAGAAGGGGATGACGAAGCATTATTTAATTTGCTTAATCAGCGACAAATATTATGAATTGGAGGGAGCATCAAGCCAGACGAACTGAGCCACTACCCTCTTGACATATGTTAGGCCTACACTATCcatttattaaaaataataatagTGTGATTTTGTAAAATAATACTCTGGCACTGTATTAGACTCGATCTCCCTATATCACTTTCCTCGGTCTTCTAGTCAATTTGAGTGTGACTGAATTAACACCGAATCGTTGCGACCAAGGAATAGAAAGGAAATGAAAGAAAAATAGACCCACGAATCATGAGAGGCTGCTAGCGATAAAGTGAAGCAGCAGCAGATGGTTGAATTCAAAGTAGCACATGAGGCACTGTCGCTATCTCCCCACTCTCCAATCTCTGGATCTGCTCTGGTCTCCCTTGTTACAAGGAAAGATTAAGCTGACCACATAATTAGTAGGCAAGGGACTTGTATTTTCTCCAAGCTTCTATGTCTGCTTTGAAGCCTTTTTTGGTCACGGCGACTAGGTAGAATGCGCTGAGGCCTGTGAGACTGACTTTGGGATAATCAACTTTTTACATGGCCCGCCAAAAAAAAGCGGAGCGCATTGTGAGCGCATGATCCAAGTTCCCGGTTCCTGGTCATGCCCTGAAGTTCTCTGCTCCTCTATAACATGGATCACACACCTTTTAGAGCATCCAGTCGCGtttcccaaagcgtcccccaaaccgcgtcggattgagcgtttgcgaaacgtgttttgttcgtgtcgcgtttggaggacatcgctccccagccgcatcgcccaaacgccgcccccaaacattaaaaatacTTCTTTTTTAACATAGAACCATCtatcaaatatagcatatgaataaaaatgtttgcgaggattgttttcaaattaaaatacaacaaacaataaaacaagtaaacaaacataacaaatagggctagatgctacatcaaggtgccacaATATtttctttgatcctccacaaatgctcaacgagatcagcttgaagttgttcatgaacattgctgtcacggatctctgcgtgtatggtgaggaaatcagcaaaatttgcaggcaactcatgatcaacctccgcaagaggaccctcacactcatagggaccaacatgtgtcctggcatgattcttgcggtcatcctcgatgatcatgttatgcatgatcacacaagcctgcatcacctcccacatttggtcgtgagaccagcttagagcagggtaccggtaATGGCAAATTATGCTTCAagtacaccaaatgcccgcttgacatccttcctgcaagcctcctgtcgcgtagcaaagtggaaattcttcagacctgatggattcgagattgttttgacaaaagtggcccattttggatatataccatcggctagataatagcctttggtatattcatGGCCATTGATCtcgtagttgcatggtggagcatgcccttccactagtctgctgaacaccgaaaactgctgcaacacgttgatgtcattgtgtgatcccgccgtgccaaagaaagaatgtcaAATCCAcaagtcataatctgccacagcttcaagcaccacactgcaatatccatgacggcctttgtatataccttgccaagcaaacaggCAGTTCTTCCATactcagtgcatgcaatcgatgcttccaagcattctagGAAATCATCTGGCAGTATTTtgcgccatgatccttgcagtctcttcctcagttggccctctcaagtagtatttgccaaactttcccaccacagctcggcaaaacttatacatacactcaatggcagtagactcactcatgcgaaggtagtcgtcctgtgtaacggcaggtgctccgtatgcaagcatcctcatggcgggggtgcacttctgaatcgacgagaacccgacaacgTCTACaacgtcgagcttgagcttgaagtaggggtagaactctcgaacgccgtggaggatattcatgaacatccccttgctcatcctgtaccggcgccgaaaattgtcggcatgtgttgcatcgtcggcgaagtagtcgttgtgcatcatggcatgcccctccatcctttGCCGGGGCTTGGACTTCCTTCTCCCCGACCTTGATCccccgcggcgcggcctcttcctcttctccgtctcggcgtcaagcatgtcctcgagggacgcgatgatcagcaaatgctcccggaggTCGTCGCCGAAGgcctgctcgtcctccagcagcagggcaaccatctcatcgtcgctatCAATGTCTAAAAGCaagatcaatggttaaaattgtgccgaggcagacgacgcaacgaACAGCGACCAATCGTGcatacctggcaagtcgtcgagcaccttgtgtgcgcggaggtgggccgGATTTGAtgccgcgttctgggacgcgatggccaagcggcggcggcggaatgaCCGGCGGGAGCGCCATCCGCGGCGACGGCGCCGACTCTCAGAAGAAATCATACGCTCAAACGGCCGGCAAATctagcggcggcggaggggtgggaggcgcgggaaggaaggagcggcGAGAAAAAAGGCGCGAATCAACAGTTTATGCAACacgtcgccgacatgtgggagcccgcgtcGTTTCGCGTCGctgttcgttgtgtccggcgtgcccggagcatcccctgtgggacggggacggcctcggggcgccagacaccgtatcggggggcgccggacaaaaatgggatttgggggacgcggctggaaccgtTTTTTGGGCGCGCCCCAAATTGTTTTGGGGATACTTTGGGGGACgccactggagatgctcttattagGAAAAAAAACTcatttgtttctttttttttactTTGCAAGACATAATTAATTTTGTTTCGGCGATTGGATCTCAATTAAGGGGATCTAACGTTCTTCGACCTATGCATCCTAGTCTTGGCATCGATGCCCTGAGTGCAATCTCACCACTTTTGACAAAGTATCGCCCTCACATCCGATCTTATCATGTCATGTCTGCACAATCAACACCTCCCTCTTTTGACCCCCTTCATGAGTTCTTACCATTCTCGTCCAATCTCCGACATCAGAACTCACCCTCTTCTCTGAGGTTTCGCGTCTTGCGTGGCACATGCTGTAACACAGAGAAGGGGATGGGTGACCCATCGAGAGTTCGAGACACAAATCTTTTTGCACATCAAACTATTCGTTTTGATCACTAGCGTTTATCAAAATTAAATAAAATTCTAGACTTCACATTTCTCATTATATCCAAGCCACCTTTACATAGTTCTCTTGCATAGGAAAGTGAgatattttgtttttgtttcacaATAACAATTATCACCTCTGTCTCCAAATATAAGAATATAAGACGTTTTGGTGGGCTATATAGCATACCAAAACATATTATAATTAGGGACAGAGGTAGTGCTAAAACTTTTCCGAAGTAACTCAATCGGAATATTGCAGCATGAATGTACCCCTTTGAACTTGCTACATAGTTTCGGATATAGAATTTCAGGCTTGATGGCCGAACATGGCACTAATGTGCAGCTAGTTGTTGAATCCTTGATAGAGAGAAGCGGTAGCATGCTCCTCTACAGTTGAGTCGGTGCAGAGGCCCCCACTCACTTCTACAGTAGATTTACCACTTCTATTTCAGCCACCAAACAAACTACTACTACTCCGTTAGTCTCTCTCCTCATATGGTTCACTTGAACCTTCACTAACATGTGCATAGGAactctcatctccatgatagcagCGCTCTCCACTCATCTGTTTGCAACAAAGCGTCTACGAAGAAACATTCCTTTCTGCCGTCTGTTGTAATGCATAGCAACTCCCGTCTCCAtggatctcaaaaaaaaaaaaaaaaaactctcgTCTCCATGATAGCGGTCCTCTCTGCCGAACTGCTTGCAACAAAGGGTCGACCAAGCTGACAGTTTTCATAGCTAGAAAAGTATTTATTATGATCGATCTGAGTGGTCAAGTATATTGTCTGGAACAGATGATGTGATTGTTCAGAAATTTCCTCATAAGAACCCAGCCATTGCATTACCAGCAGGGTCATGGTGTGTGGGTTCTTCGTCTTGTAGGGCAGCCACGGAATAAAATGGATGGAAAGCCATCGAGAAGCGGTCAACTTTTCCATCCCCACTCCAATACCCACACTATAATTAATTGCTTACCCTGGAAAAAGCCATGCATACACCATGACCGCGCGCgttgacgaggcggccagacacaTCCCTCTATAAAATCCTCGTCCCCCTCGGCTCTCACCCGCTCACCGTGCCTGCTTCGTTCGCCAGTCGCCAATCTCTCTCGAAATTCTGAGGAGCATCTCTGTCTAGCACGCGCGCTCGGAGATGGTTGCGCCGATCGCGGTGGCGTCGGCGGGGCTGGGGATGCTGGCGGGGGTGGCGATGGCCAACAGGTCCATCAAGGAGGGAAGGCCTGCCGCGGCGGTGCGGTGGCCGCAGGCGCAGCCACGGTGCGCGACGTGCAGCGGGACGGGCAGGGTGGAGTGCCTTTGCTCGCGGTGGTCCGACGGGGACGGCCACGGGTGCCGGAGCTGCGCGGGCACGCAGAAGATGCCGTGCCGGAGCTGCGGCGGCTCCGGGACCGGCCGCCGGGCGCCCGTGCGGATCAGCACCTCCTCCACCAAGCCACGGTCGAGCAGGCGCTGATCGGCTCCGCTGGCCATCCGGCCCGTCGGTCAAGGCCGATTTTCGTGCCTCCTCCGGGCTCCGGCAAGCCATGGTCGAGCAGGCGCTGAGCAGCTCACCGGCCTGGCGATCCGGCCCGTCGGTCAAGCCCGACTTTGGTGCTGGACTAGAAGGAGCTGTGACATGTTTAGATCAGATTAGAAAACTGGCAGGTTGAATAT
This region of Lolium perenne isolate Kyuss_39 chromosome 2, Kyuss_2.0, whole genome shotgun sequence genomic DNA includes:
- the LOC127334358 gene encoding uncharacterized protein; the protein is MVAPIAVASAGLGMLAGVAMANRSIKEGRPAAAVRWPQAQPRCATCSGTGRVECLCSRWSDGDGHGCRSCAGTQKMPCRSCGGSGTGRRAPVRISTSSTKPRSSRR